CGATACCCATTCTGTCGTTCGTGGCATCTTTTCTGCTGTGGCCGGCCGTTCTTATAAAGTTATACCACTGGTGAGTACGATGGACGCCTTTCTTTACCCCTTGATGTCTGTGTTGGTTTGGGGTTCATACCAGATGCACATTCAAAAAGAGTGTCAGGGTGGTGTTCTtctttttggaaatattttattGACACACTGAATGTTTGTCCGGTGCCAGAATCTAATTTGATATCCACCTCGAGTCATAATTTTGCACTGCATAACAATCTTAAAAACCCTCAGTGTACTAAAGGATAAATGAGCTCATTGAGTTTGCTCCACTTACATATAGTGTGCCATTTGATCTCTATCCTGGCAATAGGCTTGAGGCTTTTGCTTATCTTTTTAGTTTTGATCATTCACCACTTTTATTATGACACTTCACATTTCATGTTCATACTCATTCACGATTCATATAGATTTTAACTGTTAAACTGTAAAGAGACAGGTGGTAGGGTTCAAACTTCACTTCTTTGTGATTGTATTATGCAAAAAGGACCTTTTGTTTCAATGCTATCTCTTTTATCAATTTCACAAAGATTATGCAAGTTGTTCTGTCTCAGTTTGGCCTCACCTCAGTAGGTGAAAGGTGGTCCAGTTATTTGGAAACAAAGTCCTGTCAGAATTTTTGAAGTTTATTCTAAAACtttgttgtttgtaatatttgtttgtcTAATGGTTTGAACATATCAGGAGACATCATACAGTGGAGTTACTCAGAGCCAAAGCATGTGTGGCAGTGTCAGTATAATTTGCTATAGGGCTCTGGAGATCAGGGGTGACTGCCTGACTGGCAAAATGTATGGATTCCTTAAAGTGTACAAAATTGTGTAACACCCCACTTCAACCTCTAGACAATAATTAATGTAGAGTGAATAAGTACACAGAGAGCATATTTTTGGGCACATTTTTACTCATACTTGAAGCACAGTGGAACACAGATTTTACACTCCTGCAATAcagcagttatgtgtgtgtctattcaCTGAGGGATATGTACCAAATATTTCAGCTATATGCCTATTTTAGCTTGATATGAATATCTTTCTTGCAGAATAAATTGATGTACACCAGGTAGGACTTGCTGATCTGTGTTTTGTCTCATCTGAATTCTTCCTGCTGTTCCTGTTTGGTAGGTACTGGAGGAGGAGACTGGGCCTGCAAGTGGACTATGCGGAATGTGATGGTTATCACTTCTGTTACATGCATCGAGGAAAGCCAGGGAGCCGGCCATCTATGCTCATGCTTCATGGCTTCTCTGCTCACAAAGACATGTGGTTGGGTGTGCTCAAGGTAAGGGCTTCAGCTCATCTGTAATCCTGATCATACACTTGAGTTGTGCCTGCCCACACTTTATATGGAAAAAACTTATAAATCTCACTGATAAATCCTTTATGTACGCCAGTCTCAGGCATAACACTGTACTTGTCTGGACTACtggtacatttatttacatttatttattaaagtttaaCAAGGCAGGATACACCAGCATAAACAGTTTAACATcataaacagaaacactgaaGAACATGaaccataaaataaataaataatttaaaaagcaatttaagaGCACAAACAATAGAGGAATGTCTTTTGATTCTACTCATGGGTACTACATTTCCCTGGTGTGGATAGGTGGATGTTGAGACTGCAGGTAGGAAGCCATACAGAGTAGATCAACTATACTTGAGTGTGTTAGTGATGGTGCACAGAGTGGCCTTATCATGCCTTTCACTCAGCAGTGGAAGAAACAATGATGGTGTACTGACAAGCCTGCAGCATCGTTTTTGAACCCTCTCCAACTCCTCTGAGTGTTTTTTGTTAGCCCACCCCAAACTGGGCAAGCATATTCAAGGATTGGATGTTTTGGCAACATTGAGGTAATGGACCCTTAGTCTTGTCTTTGCCAGCAAAATGTCAATGTGAGCATCCCAAGATAAATCAGATGACATCTGAACTCCAAGCAGATTAAAGGTGGAGATGCTTTTTAATATTCAAGCAGATTTAATGTGCAGATGCCAAGAAATTATTGGGAATGGAAGAGAGTTAACATTGTTTTCTCTCCTGGCACTCATTATCATATCCCTGTTTTTTGTTCCAGTCATTATCAGTGAAAACTCCTGCTCCATTCAGCTAAAGAATGCAAGGCTTTCTGAGTTAGGCCTGGTAGAGAGCCCTGTGATTGTATGGTCATCTGCATATTTCGCAGGGAAAACAGAAGAAGCCAGATGTGAATCCACTGCTGTCGATAAATGACTAAGAGCATTGGTGATAACCCTTGTTGGACACCAGCTGGTATTGCACAGGGCTCAGATACACAGGAACCCCACTGCACTCTTTGCACTCTGTCACTCAAATAGCTCTTCAGAGTGAGCCAGAGTGGAGGTCTGATGGACATATCAGCAAATGTATACAGCAACGgtgttttattgtttcaaaAGCATgtgagaaataaacaaacacagcatgaaCATCCATCCTGGGAATGTTATTGAGTGCTTCATGCCAGAATTGCAGAATCTGAATCAGAGCAGTGATGGTTGGTCTGTCATAATAAATACCATGCTGAGAATACCAATTTTGGAAATTGTGTCCTCCAGAAAGGCATCCCTTAGGATCCCTTCATACACTTTGCCAACACAGCTGACTAATGATATTTGCTGATAGTCAACTGGGCTTTGCTTTTTTGGTCACAGCTTTGACCAAATCTTATTTCTATGGCTTTGGGAAATTGTGTTGGATACATGtattaaaaacatcacacaacacGGGTACCAGTTCTTCATGAAAAgtctttaaaacagaaaatggaatACAGTCTGGTCCAGATGCCTTCCTTGCATTAACTCTGTGGAGTCTGGCTTTAACCTGTCCAATGCTCAAGGAAGGTATAGCACCATTTAAGAGTTTGTGTGAAATGTCCGCTTAGAAGGCAGTAGGTCCCATACGGAATCTAAATGCTTGGTCAGAATGTCACAATCATGCTGCAAGATGTTGAGAACTTGCTTACAATTATCCATCCCCGAAAGTGCTGTAATAGAACACTGCCTCCACCTCATTCTTGTAATAtcattgttttgctgttgtcatttttttgACAATAATTAATTGTAGGTTTCTGTAAGCACTTTTGTTGCCAGAGCAAAACTCACAATGTCGATCTTGTATCAgatgtttaatttttcatcCAAGGCATGTCTTTATTTGTAATTGATACTATCTTTAGCTATCTATCTTTACTATCTTTAGGAACAGCTTTATCCAGAATGGTCCCAATCGTGGAGGTAAAGGCCATAAACGCAACCTCTGGGTCAGTAACCTCATAATTAGGAGGAAAGTCAGCAGTGTTCATAAGATGGTTCAAATTCCTTATTGCCTCAGGTGTAAGTTTTTGGCAAGTGATGTACTGAGTGGGTTTGGAGGGCCATTGACCAACATTCCACATGATGTTTCATGGTGAAGTGCTAATTGGGGCAAAAGCACAGGTGGCTCAATCACAGAAGGAATGTTGGTAAAAATGACACGAAGTTGACTGGTGCTTCTTGTTGCACAAGCCACAACTTGTTTCAATCCATGTCTGAGACAGATTATTTCAGATTTGTGTCCCCAAGAATGACAATCGCAGCATTCTGGTACTTGCATTCAATATTTCCATGACAACGGTCCAAGAGTCTGTGTCTCTGATTTTGCTGTCGCAGAAGAATGGGGTGAAACATATAGCACAGCAGCAATAAAACTTAGCCAATGGAGAAGACACTTTGGTAGCAATCATACCCATAAGTGTGTTAGTCTTTTCTGTAAAATGGTATTACAAGAATACTGTGTGACTCCTCTTCCCCCACTGCCCTCACAATTGTGCCTATGTAAAATGTATCCAGGAAAAGTTACAATAGAATCTGGAATATCAGGATTTAACATAGTCTCTGATATAGTAGCAATGACAGCTGAATTGTTGTTCACTGATACACATGCTGGTAAGGAGAAATCCAGGGAGTGATGGCTTAGGTTTATAGGTTGTGAGCCTGCAGATGTAACCAGTTTTTTCTTGGTCAGCTGTGGTCTTCGTCAGATGTAGTCTGGTGCAGGTTATGGTTTCACGGACAATTGGACGATTATCAATAATTGGGTGTATGGAtgtttttccagttttcttACCCCATGGGTTGGATCTAAGTCATAATATTCCAAGATGCTGAAGTAAAGAGTTCATAAAAGGTGTGTAGCAGTGATATATACAAACTGTGCCATTAtcaccaaaagaaaaaaaaacaaaaacattacattgaAAAGCTCCCAGATTGCTGGAGAAGCACATATATCCTGCAatccactgaaaatgtttaaaaatggatttCATCCACATGTCTTGAACCTCAAATTACCCATATTGTCCAACAAGAACCTGTTGTATTTGTTTACAAAAGcattcataaatgtatttaccaAGCATATATGCAATGTATCTATTTGTTATAAAATAGAGCCTCATCTATGATGTTctcaaaaatattaataatgttatagtagtgtgtctAGTAAAAAATCCTCTGCTTTTTGCAACATATGTATAACGgtgacagcacagaggaagtgagaggcagGGTTACACAGAAGTGCTTTTTATTATCCACAGGAAAATAATATAGATAAGCactgatgaaacaaaaacaagctcTCTCCTAGAAGGCAGCAGGGTGAAGTGTCTAGATTTCTCCGGTCTGTGGCCAGCTAATGTGCAACGCTGTCttctgggacctgtgggtttaaataggtgAAACTGATAATAGGGAACAGGTGAGGATAATCAATAagcaggtgattgggagcagtGTGGGTAGGTGCTGTGATCCCTaacaggagtgggtgtgtccctcctgctgcaGAGCTGACCAGACGTGACAATATGAGAGTTAAAATGAGTGCATGTAACATTCGATGCAtttatattgatatttatatatttatatttataattatattctAATTATAATAGGTTTAAAATCCCAACCCAAATAAAAAGGCTACATATAAACAATCCAATCAAAATAAAAGGGCTCATACAATTTGAATATTGAGAGGGAGTTTAAACCTTTCATAAACATATCAAAAGAAAAACTGTACCAATGAAAAGTACTTCATTTATCTCCTTGCTGCCCTCTGACTTGATATAAATGCATGGTGATGTACATTTATCAAAATGGTGACTTCCAAGCTCATTTGAACCTTTGTGGAGAGCTTGTTTTTTATTCAAACCCTTAACAAactcaatattattattatttgtatcaTAGCCTGTGTTGACAGGTTTCTGTTCCTCATGTTTTCTTATGTCTTCTCATgtctttgtcttcatttttttcaggtttttagGCAGATTTGCACTATTTGGAGCACTAATGCTACTTGCAGTATGCATTATTTGTTGCAGTCTAGTTCTATGTATGCATATTACACAACTATTCCAATTAAATATGTCTGCACATGTAAACACTAgaacatattacatttatatctaATTATATCTAACATTTTTGATTCACAAGACATATTCTTGCATTTATAGTTCCTCCCAACAAACATACATCTGGTCTGTGTTGACATGCCTGGCCATGAAGGTACCACACGCACCAGTGCAATGGACTACTCCATTGAGGGCCAAGTAAAAAGGATACATCAGGTACCTACCATTCACTATTTTTGGACTTCAGAAGGTCTGCAATTATAGAACACTGTCCCAGTTTCACATTTGAcatttattgctgttattattattattattattattattattattatagtctGTAAATTTGACatggtgtttatatatatatatatatatatatatatatatatatatatatatataaataattaggATGCCATATAATCAAGAGAATATAACTTCAGTACCATAGTATATACTTCATACACTTTGCCAAAACAGCTGACTAATGATATTTGCTGATAGTCAACTAGGCTTTGCTTTTTTGGTAACAGCTTTCACCAAATCTTATTTCTATGGCTTTGGGAAATTGTGTTGGATACATGtattaaaaacatcacacaacacGGGTACCAGTTCTTCatgaaaaatctttaaaacacaaaatggaatACAGTCTGGTCCAGATGCCTTCCTTGCATTAACTCTGTGGAGTCTGGCTTTAACCTGTCCAATGCTCAAGGAAGGTATAGCACCATTTAAGAGTTTGTGTGAAATGTCCGCTTAGAAGGCAGTAGGTCCCATACGGAATCTAAATGCTTGGTCAGAATGTCACAATCATGCTGCAAGATGTTGAGAACTTGCTTACAATTATCCATCCCCGAAAGTGCTGTAATAGAACACTGCCTCCACCTCATTCTTGTAATAtcactgttttgctgttgtcatttttttgACAATAATTAATTGTAGATTTCTGTAAGCACTTTTGTTGCCAGAGCAAAACTCACAATGTCACTCAAATTTCCTGGGTTGGAGAGATAATTCATCGAGAATGCCACCATTGACAGTATAATCAAAACTTGTAGCTTCATCTTGGGCCGTATTAGATTGTGCTATTTGCTCAAATCTATGTGGTTTGAAAACCTATGATTTAAAGCAGACTGTGAATATTCACAGTGAAATTCAGTGttatttgacatattttgtgatattttgcaCTCTTTTGAGTTTGTGGAAAGTATGCAGCTGAATAAGAAGCCTTTTCATCTTGTGGGCACATCAATGGGAGGCAATGTAGCTGGTGTTTATGCTGCTCGTTACCCCAAGGACCTCTCCAGCCTCACACTCATCTGTCCTGCAGGTCAATATAGCACCTTAGTACTATTATTGCTATGACTGGATTTTGAGTTCCTTTAACATTGAAATCTGCCTTCGCTTTCTGCTGTGTAGGTTTGAAGTACCCTGAAgacagtacatttgtgaaacGTTTGAGAGACATTGAGAAGACCAAGGATGTCCACAGCATTCCTCTCATTCCAACCACACCAGAAGAGATGGAGGAGATGTTGAAACTGTGTTCCTTCGTCCGCTTTAAGATCCCTCAGCAGGTATCCACCTCACAGTTTATGATAACCTGGAAAAGGAATAAAAATTCAAATCTAAGTGACTCTCATTTTAGCTCAGGGACATTCCAGGTCATCATATTAACAATTACGGCCAGGACGCCTATATAAAAAAGGATATTGTCTCAAGGATCCTTTTTGTATGGATAAGGATCAAATGTGATTGAAATAAAGCCTTTCTCACTACTATGGGGTCAAATCTTCTATGagaatgtaaaaatgaacatCATTTACACTGGTTCTGTCCCATTTTTGAACATGCCTAAAACACTCTGTCTCATTCCTTCTCCTAGCAGAACATCTTAACTGCTCATGAAAAATCTCTCATTCATATCTGGCACAGTCACTGCATCATCAGTGTCTTTCAGGGTGCCCAAGTTCATAAAGGAGACCAAAAAATAGGATTCAAACAAACTGAATATGAATATTGACAGACCTGGCTGGAGAACAGCAGACTAGAGCTAAATAGAGTAGTGACCATGTTTGTCATTATGCTATGATTATTGTAACTATTACACCAATATGAAGTATTATAACTTCTTCTCACTTCACGTTGGAATAGATTCTTCAAGGATTGGTCGATGTCCGAATTGCACACAATGACTTCTACCGAGAGGGTTAGTTTGTCTCAATCCATTGGTGCTATATACAAGTAGCAGGAAAAATTTATAACCTCTCAGCTTTTCAATGTTTTTCTGACTCACTCCATCTTCTTTAAGTGTTTATGGAGCTAGTGGGAGAAAAATCTAGGCACAGCCTGCATGAGAACATGCACCTCATCTCAGCACCACTTCAAGTCATTTGGGGAAAGCAAGACAAGGTAAGCTTGGTACCGTAATATCCTGATAATATCATGAACTCCAAAGCTTGTGCTAGTTTGTGCTAGCCATTTAAAGACATTAAGCCTGGCTTGCTGTTCAACTCAAGGTTTAGAACTCCTTTAGTCATTTCTTTGTAGCATTTTGCCATGCgcatgttattttcattgtgTTACAATGTGCTAACTACTTGGAAGAAAATGCATCTTTATGGTCAGtataggtggtggtggtggtggtagtagggtAGTCTTTTTAAGTagattatatataaataactgatACTATAAATCTATAACATTCAGCTACAGTTGAGCTATAACAGAGATACAGGAGTCAAGTGCATACAAGAGTGGTATTTATTTAAGGTAATCCCATACTATAGTTGTAAGAAATGTCCAGGGTCTTTAAACAAgtaagtaaacacaaaacatgggAAGAGCACAAATAACTAGAAGACTACAACATGAAGTAAAACGATGCACCActggcaaacacaaacataaatacactAGTTAATTAAGAGAAAATTAGAAATAGTTGAGGGTaattaccaaaacaaaaaacacatggcACAAGTCCCATGTGAACTGCAATTACAAAGGGGGAAACTATGATAAAATCCTGTAATCTGTTCAGTCTctacaaaatacatacacatcAAACATTACCATGCCTGTTCATAAAGGTCTTAAAATTCTTGTAGAATACTGTTAAAAATGTGACATCATTGTGTGGATGTAGGTATTGGATGTGTCTGGTGCTTCTGTGCTGGCTGACGCCCTGCCTGGATGCCAGGTCGATCTCCTTGACAACTGTGGCCATTCCGTGGTGATGGAACGCCCGCGGAAAGCTGCCCAACTCATCATGGATTTCATTATCCGTCAGCAAAACTCAGGCAGCAGTAGCACCAAAAAGTTGTCCTAAAACTGTAATTTACAAACAGAATATATCATTTATAGTAATGTGTAAATAAcctaaaaagttattttttaaatgaaatactCAGGGACTATCACCAGGTTTGAATATCCCATCGTAGATCTCAGTGAAGTGACATGGTGAATTCAGCAGAAATATTCCAACCTTGGTGATTTTACCATGAACCCAGATAACAGGCATTATGcagtaataaaacattatgCAGTAAC
The Electrophorus electricus isolate fEleEle1 chromosome 20, fEleEle1.pri, whole genome shotgun sequence genome window above contains:
- the abhd6a gene encoding monoacylglycerol lipase ABHD6 codes for the protein MGLDVVNVLFIAGGMLAIPILSFVASFLLWPAVLIKLYHWYWRRRLGLQVDYAECDGYHFCYMHRGKPGSRPSMLMLHGFSAHKDMWLGVLKFLPTNIHLVCVDMPGHEGTTRTSAMDYSIEGQVKRIHQFVESMQLNKKPFHLVGTSMGGNVAGVYAARYPKDLSSLTLICPAGLKYPEDSTFVKRLRDIEKTKDVHSIPLIPTTPEEMEEMLKLCSFVRFKIPQQILQGLVDVRIAHNDFYREVFMELVGEKSRHSLHENMHLISAPLQVIWGKQDKVLDVSGASVLADALPGCQVDLLDNCGHSVVMERPRKAAQLIMDFIIRQQNSGSSSTKKLS